One genomic region from Bos indicus isolate NIAB-ARS_2022 breed Sahiwal x Tharparkar chromosome 17, NIAB-ARS_B.indTharparkar_mat_pri_1.0, whole genome shotgun sequence encodes:
- the MLEC gene encoding malectin isoform X2, which produces MLGARAVEGAAVALLRLLLLLLPALGVVRLAGAGLPESVIWAVNAGGEAHVDVHGIHFRKDPLEGRVGRASDYGMKLPILRSNPEDQILYQTERYNEETFGYEVPIKEEGDYVLVLKFAEVYFAQSQQKMCQSCSLIQDWKRKKKRRRKKNTMKGLISRDRPIRTECSRAPARPTPTPRTTAASCFPSWWPSESSFQPSSASAGCENRSPS; this is translated from the exons ATGCTAGGCGCTCGGGCGGTTGAGGGAGCCGCCGTGGCGCTCCTGcgactgctgcttctgctgctgccggCTCTCGGCGTGGTCCGCTTGGCGGGGGCCGGGCTGCCCGAGAGCGTGATTTGGGCCGTCAACGCGGGCGGGGAGGCGCATGTGGACGTGCACGGGATCCACTTCCGCAAGGACCCTTTGGAAGGCCGGGTGGGCAGAG CCTCTGACTATGGCATGAAGCTACCAATCCTGCGTTCCAACCCGGAGGACCAGATCCTATATCAGACAGAGCGGTACAACGAGGAGACCTTTGGCTACGAAGTGCCCATCAAGGAGGAGGGGGACTACGTGCTAGTGCTGAAGTTTGCTGAGGTCTACTTCGCACAGTCCCAGCAGAAG ATGTGCCAAAGCTGCAGCCTcatccaggactggaaaagaaagaagaagaggaggaggaagaagaatacGATGAAGGGTCTAATCTCAAGAGACAGACCAATAAGAACCGAGTGCAGTCGGGCCCCCGCACGCCCAACCCCTACGCCTCGGACAACAGCAGCCTCATGTTTCCCATCCTGGTGGCCTTCGGAGTCTTCATTCCAACCCTCTTCTGCCTCTGCCGGTTGTGAGAACCGATCACCATCCTGA
- the MLEC gene encoding malectin isoform X1, which yields MLGARAVEGAAVALLRLLLLLLPALGVVRLAGAGLPESVIWAVNAGGEAHVDVHGIHFRKDPLEGRVGRASDYGMKLPILRSNPEDQILYQTERYNEETFGYEVPIKEEGDYVLVLKFAEVYFAQSQQKVFDVRLNGHVVVKDLDIFDRVGHSTAHDEIIPMSIRKGKLSVQGEVSTFTGKLYIEFVKGYYDNPKVCALYIMAGTVDDVPKLQPHPGLEKKEEEEEEEEYDEGSNLKRQTNKNRVQSGPRTPNPYASDNSSLMFPILVAFGVFIPTLFCLCRL from the exons ATGCTAGGCGCTCGGGCGGTTGAGGGAGCCGCCGTGGCGCTCCTGcgactgctgcttctgctgctgccggCTCTCGGCGTGGTCCGCTTGGCGGGGGCCGGGCTGCCCGAGAGCGTGATTTGGGCCGTCAACGCGGGCGGGGAGGCGCATGTGGACGTGCACGGGATCCACTTCCGCAAGGACCCTTTGGAAGGCCGGGTGGGCAGAG CCTCTGACTATGGCATGAAGCTACCAATCCTGCGTTCCAACCCGGAGGACCAGATCCTATATCAGACAGAGCGGTACAACGAGGAGACCTTTGGCTACGAAGTGCCCATCAAGGAGGAGGGGGACTACGTGCTAGTGCTGAAGTTTGCTGAGGTCTACTTCGCACAGTCCCAGCAGAAG GTGTTTGATGTGCGGTTGAACGGCCACGTGGTGGTGAAGGACCTGGATATCTTTGATCGTGTAGGGCACAGTACTGCCCATGATGAGATCATCCCGATGAGCATCCGGAAGGGGAAGCTGAGCGTCCAGGGCGAGGTGTCCACCTTCACAGGCAAACTCTACATCGAATTTGTCAAG GGATACTATGACAACCCCAAAGTCTGTGCACTCTACATCATGGCTGGGACAGTGGATG ATGTGCCAAAGCTGCAGCCTcatccaggactggaaaagaaagaagaagaggaggaggaagaagaatacGATGAAGGGTCTAATCTCAAGAGACAGACCAATAAGAACCGAGTGCAGTCGGGCCCCCGCACGCCCAACCCCTACGCCTCGGACAACAGCAGCCTCATGTTTCCCATCCTGGTGGCCTTCGGAGTCTTCATTCCAACCCTCTTCTGCCTCTGCCGGTTGTGA